One genomic window of Cyanobacteriota bacterium includes the following:
- a CDS encoding Maf family protein: MAKQIILASGSETRRIMLEKAGIVFEVIKPEIDEEELKTKLSKLSIKDLGLSLAIAKAQSISVKYPNAITIGADQVCELDGKIFDKPGSHEKCIEHLSLLRGETHTQHCCACVFKGDTLIAEIYQTARLTMRALTDQEIVDYVELEKPYHSCGSYMFERNGHTLFEKIEGEAETILGLPLKKILELVK, translated from the coding sequence ATGGCAAAGCAAATTATTTTAGCTTCAGGATCAGAGACACGCAGGATCATGCTTGAAAAGGCTGGCATTGTGTTTGAAGTGATTAAGCCAGAGATTGATGAGGAAGAGTTGAAAACCAAACTCAGTAAATTGAGTATAAAGGATTTAGGACTGAGCCTTGCTATAGCCAAAGCTCAATCAATATCAGTAAAATATCCAAATGCTATTACAATTGGAGCTGATCAAGTTTGTGAACTAGATGGCAAGATCTTCGATAAGCCGGGTTCTCATGAAAAATGCATCGAGCATCTTAGTTTATTGCGAGGTGAAACTCACACTCAACACTGCTGTGCTTGTGTTTTCAAAGGTGATACCTTAATAGCAGAGATTTATCAAACTGCAAGACTGACAATGAGAGCTTTAACTGATCAAGAAATTGTTGACTATGTAGAACTTGAAAAACCATATCATTCCTGTGGTAGCTATATGTTTGAACGCAATGGTCATACGCTTTTTGAGAAAATTGAAGGTGAGGCAGAGACTATTTTAGGTTTGCCGTTGAAAAAGATTTTAGAACTAGTTAAATAA
- a CDS encoding flagellar motor switch protein FliN has protein sequence MRRHLMSPDDEYEFNEIAQAAAVEASKSISDFLGQAVELNFSRLIDSSMTSNKIIVKSDSLLVSASIKGYGPLSLIISNIHALNLSNIFKENNGESAETELKEEDQQTLAELCIEVLNSAIAFFMKSNDAAVLEVLETSSKSLIANDSSSLELPAGIEDSIGMGFKIKTTSGLEAVIQVEANSKLVEFLAQTLVGLRPEAREGISIEETGTEPVTTETTAATENQATTNPETTLSTNDDDVVNPSRNLNFMRHVNMELVLELGRSEMPMRDILTLTRGSAIELDRPCDKPVDLYVHNQLIARGEVVAIDDNFGIKIVELVGNLDVSQGLAALMQ, from the coding sequence ATGAGGAGACACCTTATGAGCCCAGACGATGAATATGAATTTAATGAAATCGCACAAGCAGCGGCAGTTGAAGCTTCAAAAAGCATCTCAGACTTTCTAGGCCAAGCTGTAGAATTAAATTTTTCTAGATTAATAGACTCCTCAATGACTAGTAACAAAATCATTGTCAAAAGCGACTCTCTTTTAGTTTCTGCCTCAATCAAGGGATATGGTCCCCTATCACTAATTATTAGTAATATCCATGCACTCAACCTTTCTAATATATTTAAAGAAAACAATGGAGAATCAGCAGAAACAGAACTTAAAGAAGAAGATCAACAAACTCTTGCTGAACTTTGCATCGAAGTTCTCAATTCAGCAATAGCATTCTTCATGAAGAGCAATGACGCTGCCGTTCTTGAAGTTCTAGAAACTAGTTCAAAATCATTAATAGCTAACGATAGCTCAAGTCTTGAACTTCCAGCTGGAATAGAAGACTCAATTGGAATGGGCTTCAAAATCAAAACAACTAGCGGACTTGAAGCAGTTATTCAAGTTGAAGCCAATTCAAAACTCGTAGAATTTTTAGCTCAGACACTTGTAGGTTTAAGACCTGAAGCTAGAGAAGGTATAAGCATAGAAGAAACCGGTACTGAGCCAGTAACTACTGAAACAACTGCGGCAACAGAAAATCAAGCCACAACCAATCCTGAAACGACTCTATCAACTAATGATGATGATGTAGTAAACCCTAGTCGCAACCTTAATTTCATGCGCCATGTAAACATGGAACTTGTTCTTGAGCTTGGCAGATCAGAAATGCCAATGAGAGATATTTTAACGCTGACACGTGGCTCAGCTATCGAGCTTGATAGACCTTGTGACAAACCAGTAGATCTTTATGTGCACAATCAATTAATTGCACGTGGTGAAGTAGTTGCAATTGATGACAACTTCGGCATCAAGATTGTTGAGTTGGTTGGCAACCTTGACGTGAGCCAAGGGCTTGCAGCACTAATGCAGTAA
- the ccsA gene encoding cytochrome c biogenesis protein CcsA: MLKSNQAVILSKASGSSPYIKIWTSCFAVLKMVVVLCILTLPVAAKEIDLSQFERITVLEQGRYKPLASYARNLLLRFSGRSKIAKVDATQWFAQTVFEPAKATDKKIFLINDPALLEALEIEPVKHRKYSFDQLEKSFEKLYSFTIVALNKEDADRTDLDNEFIRVYSNFNSYHQLLNSFSIFFNHSDFNIAQTTEYLGIKSGENNLFAILNASNLLEEWMSNLDTSNAKQLSEKDKEVVRLALALYSWIETHKAFDELYTPIVEFQVIPLGQETMTIWDLLLTEDSNKPELLLLDSIYQAYHYANQTQFNESIIAFNTLLKPRLLDKRIHTDLELLYNKINPFGNAKFLYGLAFLLIMMSFVFWPVVLRRLSLLTSLCGFALHLFGLVSRVIIQGRPPVTNLYETFIFVALITAMIGLIIYKIVDKNLGLILTSFVALLLLLVSGKFASDGDTMQVLIAVLDSNFWLSTHVVCISIGYAGVFMAGIIGHVYVLQRLFATNGVSEAAKRSYKLILPVLAFGLCFSFLGTMLGGIWADQSWGRFWGWDPKENGALLIVLWSSIIFHARLAGMLKEFGIALASVFACVVVITSWFGINLLGVGLHSYGFTNGLATALYAYYAFEVLFIFTALVLQALGSRQGCQPTQQS; the protein is encoded by the coding sequence ATGCTTAAATCTAATCAAGCCGTCATCCTGAGCAAAGCCTCAGGATCCAGTCCTTATATAAAAATCTGGACATCGTGTTTTGCAGTCCTCAAGATGGTAGTGGTTCTTTGTATATTGACCTTGCCTGTTGCAGCCAAAGAAATTGACTTGAGTCAATTTGAGAGAATTACAGTCTTGGAGCAAGGGCGTTACAAACCATTAGCAAGTTATGCTCGTAATTTATTATTGCGTTTTTCTGGCCGTTCAAAGATAGCGAAGGTTGATGCGACACAATGGTTTGCTCAGACTGTCTTTGAGCCAGCGAAGGCAACCGATAAAAAGATCTTTTTGATTAATGATCCTGCTTTGCTTGAGGCTTTAGAGATTGAACCGGTTAAACACCGTAAATATAGTTTTGATCAATTAGAAAAGAGCTTTGAGAAGCTTTATAGCTTTACCATTGTTGCTTTAAATAAAGAAGATGCTGATAGAACAGATTTGGACAATGAGTTTATTCGGGTCTATAGTAATTTCAATAGTTATCATCAACTCTTGAATTCATTTAGTATCTTTTTTAATCACAGTGATTTTAATATTGCTCAAACAACTGAGTATCTGGGGATCAAGTCTGGTGAGAATAATCTTTTTGCAATATTGAATGCTTCAAACTTGCTTGAAGAGTGGATGTCTAATTTGGATACCTCTAATGCTAAACAATTGAGCGAAAAAGATAAAGAAGTAGTTCGTTTGGCTCTCGCTTTATATTCTTGGATTGAAACTCATAAGGCTTTTGATGAGCTGTATACACCGATTGTCGAGTTTCAGGTGATTCCTCTTGGACAAGAGACTATGACTATTTGGGACTTGTTGTTGACGGAAGATTCAAATAAACCAGAATTGCTTTTGCTTGACTCTATTTATCAGGCTTATCATTATGCTAATCAAACGCAATTCAATGAATCAATTATCGCTTTTAATACTCTGTTGAAACCGCGTTTGCTTGATAAAAGAATTCATACTGATTTAGAGCTTCTTTATAATAAAATCAATCCATTTGGTAATGCAAAGTTCCTTTATGGCTTGGCTTTTTTATTGATAATGATGAGCTTTGTCTTTTGGCCTGTAGTTTTAAGGCGGCTTTCTCTATTGACGTCATTATGTGGCTTTGCGCTGCACCTGTTTGGACTTGTCTCTAGGGTAATCATTCAAGGTCGTCCCCCAGTGACTAACTTATATGAGACCTTTATATTTGTTGCTTTAATTACTGCGATGATTGGTTTGATTATTTATAAAATAGTAGACAAAAATCTTGGTTTGATTTTGACTAGCTTTGTTGCTTTATTGCTTTTACTTGTTTCAGGCAAGTTTGCTAGTGACGGTGATACCATGCAAGTATTAATTGCCGTACTCGATTCTAATTTCTGGTTATCAACTCATGTAGTTTGTATTAGTATTGGTTATGCTGGAGTCTTTATGGCGGGAATTATTGGGCATGTCTACGTATTACAGAGACTTTTTGCTACTAATGGGGTTTCAGAAGCAGCGAAACGCAGTTATAAATTGATATTGCCAGTTTTGGCTTTTGGACTTTGTTTTAGCTTTCTAGGTACTATGCTTGGCGGGATTTGGGCTGATCAGAGTTGGGGTAGATTCTGGGGCTGGGATCCCAAGGAAAATGGTGCGCTATTGATAGTACTTTGGTCTTCTATCATTTTTCATGCTAGGCTCGCTGGCATGCTCAAAGAGTTTGGTATTGCACTAGCGAGTGTCTTCGCTTGTGTTGTTGTTATAACATCTTGGTTTGGAATTAATTTACTTGGTGTTGGTTTGCATTCATATGGTTTTACCAATGGCTTAGCTACCGCCCTCTATGCTTATTATGCTTTTGAGGTTCTATTTATATTTACTGCATTAGTGCTGCAAGCCCTTGGCTCACGTCAAGGTTGCCAACCAACTCAACAATCTTGA
- a CDS encoding cytochrome c biogenesis protein ResB, which produces MRSGLLKNPIFAFLTSLKLTVVCLFLLAVLVLLGTIDQVEYGLYLAQQRYFNSWFVPGLYIVPGARLVIWVLFINLVSVLCLRFRYRWSNLGLILSHTGLIVLMLSAFMTLHFSEESFMQLKEAEQSNVASDYMLWELAVWKDGEEWIFKEQDLSVGKFVVLRPVSKQSFDVQGAQKKVATAQKARVALGDKSDFQNESIDAHKIYISTKYLNARYFDTPFAGRILKNLPVETDFEKNNRAVTLVVDNRELILEGQQESMAFMTIDHEQYVFELRRKQYTLPFAIQLLDVQRDLHPGTQTAKSYLSKVKLVEGDSKRKYTISMNQPFRSTAYTVYQSSYGIDLDGNEFTVLAIVKNHARLLPYISSLIISLGLFWHFGFAFFTYLRRRDA; this is translated from the coding sequence ATGCGCTCAGGCTTACTCAAAAACCCAATATTTGCTTTTTTGACTTCATTGAAACTTACTGTTGTTTGTTTGTTTTTGCTTGCTGTTTTAGTTTTGCTCGGGACTATTGATCAAGTTGAATATGGTCTTTATTTAGCTCAACAGCGTTACTTTAATTCTTGGTTTGTACCTGGTTTATATATTGTACCTGGAGCTCGCTTGGTGATTTGGGTTCTATTTATCAACCTTGTTAGTGTTTTGTGTTTGCGTTTTCGCTATCGCTGGTCCAATCTTGGTTTGATACTGTCTCATACTGGTTTGATTGTACTTATGCTCAGTGCTTTTATGACTTTGCATTTTAGTGAGGAATCATTTATGCAATTGAAGGAAGCTGAGCAAAGCAACGTTGCTTCTGATTATATGCTCTGGGAGCTTGCTGTTTGGAAAGACGGAGAAGAATGGATATTTAAAGAACAAGATCTAAGTGTTGGTAAATTTGTTGTGCTTAGACCTGTTTCGAAACAAAGTTTCGATGTACAGGGCGCTCAAAAAAAGGTAGCAACCGCGCAGAAAGCGCGTGTTGCTCTTGGAGATAAATCCGACTTCCAAAATGAGTCTATTGATGCTCACAAAATCTATATTAGTACTAAATACTTAAACGCTAGATACTTTGATACGCCTTTTGCTGGGCGTATTTTAAAGAACCTTCCTGTTGAAACTGATTTTGAAAAGAACAATAGAGCTGTGACTTTAGTCGTTGATAACAGAGAACTCATACTGGAAGGTCAGCAAGAGAGTATGGCTTTTATGACTATTGACCATGAGCAATATGTTTTTGAATTGAGACGCAAACAATATACTTTGCCTTTTGCAATTCAATTATTGGATGTCCAAAGAGATTTGCATCCTGGTACTCAAACTGCCAAGTCCTATTTAAGCAAGGTGAAACTAGTAGAGGGTGATAGCAAGCGCAAATATACGATTTCGATGAATCAACCCTTCCGTTCCACTGCTTATACTGTCTATCAATCCAGTTATGGCATTGATCTTGATGGTAATGAATTTACAGTGCTTGCTATTGTAAAAAATCATGCAAGGTTGCTTCCTTATATATCCAGTTTGATTATTTCTCTTGGTCTATTTTGGCATTTTGGTTTTGCTTTCTTTACTTATTTAAGGAGGCGAGATGCTTAA
- a CDS encoding MATE family efflux transporter encodes MGHSDRTQINYQRIWNLAWPIILANITIPLIGATNIAVMGRMPSPVYIGAVALGVVVLQCIYWSFSFLRKGTTGVTAQAYGAQNYPEIYLSLARALLLAFSLGIIVIIFQELISWLAFNVFLNGSEEVEALAKEYFGIRIWGSVATLGNYVMLGWFYGVQRPKLALVLRIAMNALNIPLAIYMVLGLKWGVAGAAWSALISHHFVFIISIIAAFILAKKELSMTHGQIDWSFLKGVLESSKLTRLFKINIDLFIRTVLLFIAFAWFTSAAASRSDLALAVNTVLLNLFWFVSYALDGFANAAEALIGQAFGAKNIEAFNQTVKKTSQMGLAFAVLFALVYFFFGESLLSLLTNLDSVKIEAMKYMPWLIAIPITGIAAFQFDGIYIGLTHTRVLRDMMMISFALYALAVTLLPQYWGNHGLWLALHLFLIIRGLSLLIPFNSMKAKLFS; translated from the coding sequence ATGGGCCATTCGGATCGAACTCAAATAAACTACCAGCGTATTTGGAATTTAGCTTGGCCTATCATCCTTGCAAATATCACCATCCCACTCATTGGTGCAACCAATATTGCAGTAATGGGCAGAATGCCAAGTCCCGTTTATATCGGAGCAGTCGCTCTTGGAGTTGTGGTACTACAATGTATTTATTGGAGCTTCTCTTTCTTGCGCAAAGGCACCACTGGAGTAACAGCTCAAGCCTATGGCGCGCAGAATTATCCAGAAATATATTTATCCTTGGCTCGTGCTCTTTTATTAGCTTTTAGTCTCGGAATAATCGTAATAATTTTCCAAGAACTAATTTCCTGGTTAGCCTTCAATGTCTTTCTAAACGGAAGTGAAGAAGTCGAAGCACTTGCTAAAGAATATTTTGGGATCAGAATCTGGGGATCAGTTGCAACTCTTGGCAACTACGTTATGCTGGGCTGGTTTTATGGAGTACAACGTCCTAAGCTCGCATTGGTTTTGCGTATCGCGATGAACGCACTGAATATTCCACTTGCAATCTATATGGTGCTCGGACTCAAGTGGGGAGTTGCTGGTGCTGCCTGGTCGGCCCTGATCTCACATCATTTCGTATTCATTATAAGTATCATTGCTGCATTTATTTTAGCCAAAAAAGAACTCTCAATGACGCATGGGCAAATTGATTGGAGCTTTTTGAAAGGAGTACTTGAATCGAGTAAATTAACAAGACTCTTTAAGATCAACATAGATTTGTTTATTAGAACAGTTTTGTTATTTATCGCTTTTGCTTGGTTTACTTCTGCAGCTGCAAGCCGTAGTGATTTGGCGCTTGCTGTTAACACAGTCCTACTTAATTTATTTTGGTTTGTTAGTTATGCGCTTGATGGTTTTGCCAATGCAGCTGAAGCGCTAATTGGGCAGGCTTTTGGTGCCAAGAATATTGAAGCATTTAATCAAACAGTCAAAAAAACAAGTCAAATGGGGCTGGCTTTTGCTGTTTTGTTTGCCTTGGTTTATTTTTTCTTTGGCGAGAGCTTATTAAGTTTGCTCACAAACTTAGATTCAGTCAAAATTGAAGCAATGAAATATATGCCTTGGCTTATTGCAATTCCAATTACTGGGATTGCTGCTTTTCAATTTGATGGTATCTATATTGGTTTGACTCATACTCGGGTCTTAAGAGATATGATGATGATTTCTTTTGCGCTGTATGCTCTTGCTGTAACACTATTGCCTCAATACTGGGGTAATCATGGGCTCTGGTTAGCTTTGCATCTTTTTCTGATTATCAGGGGTCTTTCCCTATTAATTCCTTTTAATTCAATGAAAGCCAAATTATTTTCGTAA
- a CDS encoding multidrug efflux SMR transporter: MSWFLLFSAIILEILATVQLKLSLGFTRFDHTLSTVMLFSLSLICAAFAFKKIDIGLAYALWSGLGTVGIVAIGILYFNEPSSIIKIFFACLIVVGVVGINYYS, translated from the coding sequence ATGTCATGGTTTTTACTATTTTCAGCAATCATTTTAGAAATTCTCGCAACTGTTCAACTCAAACTATCACTAGGGTTCACTCGTTTTGATCACACCCTTAGTACAGTAATGCTCTTTAGCTTGAGCCTGATTTGTGCAGCTTTTGCTTTCAAAAAAATTGATATTGGACTAGCTTATGCTTTGTGGTCTGGACTAGGTACAGTTGGAATAGTTGCAATTGGAATACTATATTTCAACGAACCATCAAGCATCATAAAGATCTTTTTTGCTTGCTTAATTGTTGTTGGAGTTGTTGGTATTAATTATTATAGCTAG